Genomic segment of Trichoderma breve strain T069 chromosome 7 map unlocalized scaffold00007, whole genome shotgun sequence:
TCTATCTTGGCACCAGTCGTTTTGCAGAGGCAAAGGAGCACATTCTTGCATTTGCCAGCGTTCTCAAACACGGTATGATTCCCAATCTCTTGAGCAGCGGCGCTGCACCGCGGTACAACTCGCGAGATTCGGTGTGGTTTTTCCTCCAGACGATCCAGGATTATACCCGATTTGCACCAGAAGGGCTTGATTTCCTCAAGACAAAAGTCCGGCGTCGTTTCCTGCCATATGATGATACTTGGTTCCCGGTGGATGATAAGCGGACATATTCTACTGAGAGCACAATCGAAGAAATCATCCAAGAGGCTCTCCAGAGACATGCTTCGGGAATGAAGTATCGTGAGGCGAATGCAGGACCCCAGATCGACTCGCagatgaaagatgaaggcTTCAACCAGGACATCAAGGTCGACTGGAGTAATGGAATCATCTTTGGCGGTAACCAGTTCAACTGTGGTACAtggatggacaagatggGAGAGAGTGAAAAGGCCGGATCAAAGGGCGTCCCCGGAACTCCGCGTGACGGTGCCGCCATCGAGATTACAGGCCTGCTCTACAGCACGCTCAGATGGGTAGAACAACTCCACAAGCAAGGAAAGTTTGCACAGTCCGGCGTCAAGACTGCAGAGGACAAGGCCGTCTCATGGACGGAGTGGGCTGATCTCCTCAAGGCCAACTTTGAGAAATGCTACTACGTACCGCTCTCAGCTGAGGAAGATGCAAAATACGACGTTAACCCCAGCGTTATCGCTCGCCGGGGCATGTACAAGGATCTGTACAAGTCTGGAAAGGAGTACGAAGACTACCAGCTGCGACCAAACTTTGCGATCGCCATGACGGTAGCGACAGATCTGTTCGATCCCAAGCATGCCTGGCAGGCTCTATGTCTTGCAGATTCGACGATCCGCGGGCCCACTGGCATGGCGACTCTGGACCCTGCAGACAAGGATTACCGCCCGTACTACCGCAACAGCGAGGACAGCCACGACTTTGCGACAAGCAAAGGTCGAAACTACCACCAGGGTCCCGAGTGGCTGTGGCCAacgggcttcttcctccgcGCGCTGCTGAAGTTTGATCTTCAGCGGAGAACGACGGCTGAGGGCAGGATTGAAGCATTCCAGCAGGTGACTAGGAGGCTGGCTGAGTGCAAGCGGGCCATTAAAGAGAGTCCGTGGGCGGGCCTGACGGAGCTTACCCAGAAGAATGGAGAGTTTTGCGGCGATTCTGTGAGTGTTATAcctgtcttcttcttcttcttcttcttcttcttgtataTCATCAAGCCTTTTGGTAACATGCTAACCTATTTATTTTCCAGAGCCCGACACAGGCATGGTCTGCTGGCTGTCTTATTGATCTGTACATGGACGCCATGGAGGAGCAGGAAAGCTTGAAGAAATGAGAGATGCTTTACGTACGACATGACAAATTCACGAGTAAATGATATTAGCATGATGTAAAAGGGAAGGCATTGTCGGGGAAGGGCGCATTACACATGGTTAATTTGCAAGTTgagctgaaagaagaagaagaaaagaaggtgTTTTTATTTGTTTCTCTCGAGTTCCAAGGAATGTACcacccccttttttttgctctaAGAAAAAATGAACAGGTAGAGCCACCGTGACAAATGCTGTGACAGACATGTCTCTGTTCCATAAACCCCCAcacacttcttcttctcttctcccagaTGAACTTTGATGTCGGAAAAATGATGATATGTCGCGTTTGCCCAAAAAATCTCTAatttctccctccctccacTCCTTTCCTTgtgtaagaaaaaaatggaCAAGAAATATCCCAACACAAAAAACAGAGCCAACGCCAGaatccaaaaaaaagaggggactagtaataaaaaaaatttgtataattgaaaaaaagatgtcGACAAGGAGCGCCTGTTGAATGAGGAGTGCGTGCTGGCGTGAATGAGAAATGGTCGTTTCGGGGGCGGCGGCATCTGTCAAGAGGACGaagttgaaaaagaaaagtgtcGTAGTGCTCGTCTTGAATTAGGCTGCTAGTATATTTCTCAtcgctctttttctctctccctctttccttctcttttcttcatatttTCCTTGTAAGATcgtttcttgtttctctcatGACCGGGAAAAGGGCCACAGCTTGGTCGTCGTGTTGCGCTTCTCCGAGGTTGACGTAAAGTTGGGCAGTTCGGGGGTCGCGTTGGCCTTGTCCTGGTAGGTCATGGGGATGCCTGGAGCCCCCTCCGAGGGCGGGACGCCGGAGCCCCAGGAGTCGGTGTTGCCGCCGACGGCTTGTCGACGAAGATCGCGGCGGCGGATGTAGCGGCGGCGCCAGATGCAGGCGCCGATCCAGATGCCAgcgatgccgacgacgaggatgacgagcatAATGACCCATTGGTAATGAGTGGAGATCCTGCATGAGGAGTCAGTATCAACATGTCAACTTGAGAATTGTCTTTGATGAGACTGGGATATCGCGTACCAATCGCCGCTGGGGGCGTCTGTCCGCTGGGGGATGCCGGAGCCTGAGGGACTGCCGCTAGAGCTGGAGGATATGGTGCTGGTAGATGAGGGCGCAGCTACGTTCTTGACGTTGCAGACGCTATGATACcagttggtgatggaagcaAGGCCGTTGGGTTCAGCAGTACAGGCCTGGTCGCAAACGCCGGCAGTCGTGGTGGAAAAGGGCGCAAGGCGAGAGTCGAAGCAAAAGCATGACGTGTAGACAGCGGGACTGTTTGTGGGAATAGCGGGAGGGACACAGGCGCCATTGGCATCGTAGAGATGACCACAAGCAGCCGCACAAGCGGGTAGCAGAGCCCGGTTGCCAAAGGGCacgatggtggtgatgggcgcttgagcagctgcagATTGTTAGATTGCGGACCGCTCGGAAGAGGCCGtttgggggagggagagaggcttACCCATTGTGACGTGATGGAAAGAGGGATATTAAGGCTCAGATgcgggaggagaagaggtcAAAAATATGTACGTGAAGTCCGTGACGGCGGCGAAGGAGAATGAATCGCTGGGGAGAATCTTGACGGCCAGCGCCAAACCAGAAGCAATGGAAGCGAGAGAAGATGTCGATATTTCTGTTGGTTTCAGAAACGGCGCTTGTTCAAACACCGTGGGTCAACAGGCGCTGTTGCTGGTGCGAGATTGCGAGAAGATGCGCgagcgagaggaagaaatgTCGGGAAGATAGTCGTCGAGTCGAGCGATAGCGAAGCAAAGCGAGTCGTATTGCTGTCTTTtggttttcctttttcttttcttattttgACTTTTCCGTCTTCGTCTCTGATCGGGAGTCGCCTGAGAATTTACGAGAGCGGCTGACTTAAGCGAGTGGAGAGGAGTTGGAAGGTTTGCGCAAGTAATTTGGTGGCACCGGCTGAGACGGGAAGACGGAGtaaaggggggagaaaatATCGACAAAAGTAGCGAGAGGAAGTCCGACGCTGGCGATGGACGGCGtgtttggtgttttgggcgagaagagagaagtcGTGAGAATGGATGGGCGAGGATTTGGCATCgaaggggagaagaaaaagagtggAGGGAAACTGGAAGGCCGGGCTCTGGAATGGAATGGATGGAGCGTGTCCAGTGCAGGAGGGACGCTGTGAGGCCTGGGCAGGCCTTAGCGCTGCCGTATTAGCGGCGCTGCAGCGCTCCCAGGGCTCCGTTTCGCGCAGCTGGCACAGCCCTCGAGCGCTAAGAGGCGCCCCATCGGGAGCAACGAGGGCCTGTAGAATCCCGTATTCAGCGAGGCGACGGGGGGGCGCCAGCGGGAATACGGCCTGGACCCTGATGGGGGATGGCGCCAGCGTTGGCAGACTGGGGTTGATTGAATTGATTGAATGAAAACGGGGAGGGGATGGTTGCGAAAGCGGTtagagaggagaaagggTTTTTGGCGAGTGAGATTTAGAAGGTTTAATGAATGGAAACAAATTGACAGTATACAGTAATATTCTGACGTGTTAGTGAGAGGGTTGATGGATTGAAACAAACTGAAGTTGATCAAATGTACTGAAACAAGCGGATCAAGGAAAGGGACCCTGATCAATGCATGAATTCGAAGAgcagtacaagtacaggtacatcCGACATGAAGTTCAATATTGATTGCTCTGCAAGTGGCCTCGAAACGTGAGCACGGACGGCGCATTGAATGTCTGCAGCGTCAAAGGCCTAACAGTTTTGGGGAGCTGCTTGCGGGTGCAACGGGTCAGGTCCACGTCAGTGGCCGGGTACGTATTCCATTAGCTGGTTGTGGAGGGGCGGGTAAATGCGAAAAGGTCGCTGCTACGGGGTCTTTTGTAGCGGTACCCGTACGGGATCACCTGGCGGCATCAAATCATGATGGAATGATTTCGGTACCAGACAGACAGAACAAAGTAAAGCACACAGATTGGCAATTCGCCAATCTTGCAACAAAGTCTGCAGATACAGCTAACAGCGATAAGGTGCCGCCAGCACTAACATTACATACCTCAACCCTAACAAACAACCAGATCCATGGATTGTTTCGTCCCTTTGACCCCTAATCCTTATTTCCCCCCGTACGTCATCTCGGCGCCAGTcagtacctgtactctgTGCCGTGTAccgagtacatgcagcccGTCAAGGTCGAGGCACCGCCCCCCAGGATTTAGAGCAGCAAGTACCAGCATGTTACATGCAGCTCATACGAGGCAGCAGATGGAACCcccaaagagaaagaaaaggtctcgtctcatcttgCCCTTTTCTCAACCTCGACATTCTCAAACAAAACAGAACCGTGCGATTggcgtcgtcatcatcataatTCCGAGCTGACCAATTGGATCCCGCGCTGCGCACTGTACATACGAGTTAGCCGTCCCTACAGCCAGTCCGTCCGTCTCTTCTTACCCCTGCACCCATCTTGATCTCCGAAACAGGGGCTCAGCAGTGATTGGATCCGTCATCTAAATTCTCTTTCTAGCCTCGTGCTCGTGTTCGTGCCGCTGCTTCCCGCCGCTGCCCTGTTCAGCTAGCTGGGAAAACAAAACGGATCACCAGACGTCTCTTCCAAATTGCTTCTACTGCGACGCTACTTCTGGCTTCGTCTCGTGGCCGTCCATCATGTCCATCTTGTACAAACTCGGTCGCTGCTCTTTATAGCACCTGTCAAAACTGCGGGGAAGCAGAGGCCATCACCGCTATGGGCCGATCCAAGTCCCATCTCGGGCCAATGTTCGGCCTTGTGCAGATCAACCACGTCTAGCTGACAGGCTCTGGACCGACAATCACTCATGATACTGCCTATTCCGTAATCACCACGGGCGCTATGCATACACGAGGCTTTGCCAAGCAAAAGAGGGCgcgtactccgtactgtactcAATACCAGCTTATACGTGGCTGCTACTACCTACAACTCCGAGATGAGGACGAAAGGCGGTGTTTTAATCCCCTACTCGTGTTTCGTCAATGCTCCGCCTCAGTCCTCGGTCAATAGGCCATGGAGCCTGCTTCAAGAAACTCAATTCAGCGAGACACAAGGAGGAATGATTCCCTTTGGACAGCCTCATGATTTTCGGCCCCCTTCGCGTGCCCCTTGCGATACATACATGCCCCCAAAGCCTTAAGAAGCAGAGCTATACCACCACAATTATATCATGACTATTTTCCAGAGCCTTGAGTGGCCACTGTTGACCTATCATCATCCCTTGCCCTATTATTTTGTCGTTCACCCTGGCTGCTCTTGACAATGCCGACGACTACCCCAGGAGCAAGCCAGGGGTCGCACTCCGCCGTGAATCTTTGGATCCCGTATGGCACCTGAGAGGTAGCTATGCTCGATTCCGTTAGtactctctctctgtctctcgcTCTCGACCATCCGGAGATTGCCATGACTTGCCTGTCTTGGACAGAGACCCACTAGGCTTATTCATCGCCTGTGGCTCTGTCTTGGTGTCTTGAGGCATCTTGTACTGATCGAGCTGGACCAGTATAATGATGTTGGTTGTTTTTCAGTCGCAGTCAATGTTCAGAGTGTGTTGTTTACTAGCAAATCACTGAATCCAAATAGGCTGAGAACACTACAGCTCCGCATCGGACCATCGACTCACTTTATACTCATCGATTCCCCTTCTTGCTTCAGGAACTAGTCAACGGCCCGTCTTCGACAGAAGCTTCTTGCTGGCCAATCCTAACATGTCACATACCGCTCAGCCTACCGCACGGTCCATTGTGTACATGTGTGCAAAATGCGCATAATCATCTCGGTCGTTTATTGGCAGCaagttttcttctctatGAGTCTGAGTGCATTTCGGTCCGTATCATACAGCCCTACCGAGGCACAGCATGGATAGCTGCGCCTACGCTACTCTTCCGGGATCATGCGGGATCGGGACATCATCTTGTCTCAGGCGTGCATAGTATCGGCCAGATAGAACACCCCAAGTAAAGCCGTTTGTGTGAGGGAGCCGGTACAAATGGCACTTGGTGTCAACATTGACGTGAAAGTGTCTGGGAACTTGCCTGGTTTCGTAGGACTTGGTTCCAGCCAAAAATCTCAGGGGTTCTAATCTTTGTGTGAAACTTTCAAGCCACCGCTACACCGGTCTCGAATCGACTTTTCCTCATACAGggtcttttttcttgcaaGTAAGTTATTCTTGGCGTCAAGCATCCTATGCTGCTACATGGATGGAGCgatgagaaggagaagaccTCTTGGGATGTCTTATATGTTACCTTTGTGCCAGGTACTTCTCAGTGACGTGTTAAGGCACCTCAAGCATAATCTTGAGACATGCTGCAACGGGCAGCTGCAGTGTCCGACAGAAGCCACGACTCATATGAGAGACGCTGTCAGTTCATGATTTGTCCAACTCTCTTTTACACCGCTCCTTACTCGCGTTCTGAATGGGAAGTGCTTCAATCTGTCTCCTTACTGGGTCTAATTCCTGATTGTAGAGTGATGACCCCTTGCAGCGCGATATCCATGTGTTGTTTGAAACGAAATGGCTTTTTGCGACCAGTTTCTCGCTTGGGGTGGTGTAAGGGGAAGTTGCTCAATGTTGTCTCATCGGATAGAAATACCTTGCAAGCTTCCTTTTTTCGAGAACACCCGAGGCATCGGATGTATAAAATGCCAAACACCAAGGATATTGAAAGGTTGCCCATGCTTCTGAGgacatggaagatggaagacaGAGGCCGGCCGACGGAACCTTTAGCCGATCAAGTCCTGCATTCCGATGGGACCATTTGTGCATGCAGCATTCATCCTGTTGAGGAATGTCAAAGCCATATGGGGTACAGCATTTGACAAAGATCTTTTTTTCGCAAACGTTCCTCTAGAAACTCACTCGCAGAATCTCTAGACCTTAGGCTGTCGTACTGCACTAACGCAGGGGCACTCGACACCAAGCCACACTACCCAGGTCAGGCCATCATTTCGAATCTTGCTTCCAAATCGTGGCTATCCGATGATATTGGGCTTGTATCGGATATGTTCGTCACCTCGGCAATCAGGCTCGACCATCCGAGAAGTCCAGAAACGGTAACACTTTTCTTGTGTTACATTAGTATCTTTTGTACGTTGATGTACATCAGCATCTACTCTCGCCTCCACAAGTACTGTTATCTACATATTAGTTCAGCTAGAAAACTTAGCCATGTTCATCACACTCAAGTCTTTATAACAAGCACTCCCTTCGTCCAAGGGATTCCCCTAGAAAGGCAGCCCTAACCGAAAAAGAACCCTCATATAACAGGGATGACGTGGCCACCATGGAAAACTACTATGGATGCTTGAAACATTCAGTAAGCTTGAGTTGGTTCTTTATCTAGTGGAACAACGCAGGGCTAGCGGAAGTTACCCGCGGGTCTTACACAGTCTCAGAACTTCAAATCCACGATCAAGACTAGAAATGTGAGTTAGAAGATCGAGCCCTATGCGGTGAGTTGATGAAACAAAGTGTTACACCCAATGGCACTTTTTGCcaatattcttcttctttgcgtATTACAAATTATATAAAATGCCCATTTCTTCGTAAATCAGCCCAATGGcaagctcaacaagcttATTTACGATTCTTTATATCCTGGACAGGGGTCTGAGCATTGCGAAACTCGTTGGAGTCCTCTCAAGCGATCACCATATGCCGTGACACCTCAGTCACATGCTTCTGACGTTGGGTTTGACCAATTGACGTGGGAGTTTGGCGGCTGAATAAATGACTTGGCACCCCATTCTGTTCACCGATGTAGGACTTTGGGGGTGGCGACAACTCGTTCTTTGTTTAGGCATGAGGTTTGTTATCCCTCGGCGATACCAGGGGAGTGTAGAGATGTAATTCGGAATGTGCCACCAGATGGATTTCGTGTTGCGGTATGCTTTTCTGACTCCTTTGGGCTCTTATGATCTTGACGGCTATGCCTACACTGCCTTTGGGCTTTGAATGATGGGCTGGTCGGGTTTTGTCGAAGCAACGTTACGAAAAGAGCATTGGAGTCGGGTATGAGACGTTGTGAAGAAGCAACGTGGGAAGCGGCTGTGATACACTGGCTGTTTTGCTGGAACTGTCGCGTTGCATGCTGTCAATGGAGAAGAATTCTACCGAGGTTTGGCAAAATTAAAACCATGGGACTTTGGGATCGAAGATTCACATGGTTTCGAGCTTCAAGAAATAGTCTTTAAAGGGATAGTTAGGCACTTCGTGAAATAATACATTGGCTACCTTACTTGTAAGTCGGTGGCCGCTACATACTATGATCTCGAAGAGGCATGGAGTTTCAACAGTATGCATGAACAAAAGTAGATGGTAATATGTTGAGATggactttttattttttacaTTCTCCAATGATGGAGAAGCGCATTGCCATGCATTGGTCGATATGGGGTCATCAATCAGCATATGGACATGTTTGTGGATACATGGAAGGGATCACGAGATCCAGTGCTCAAGGCAATGACTCTTTACTGTTGCATGTACTCACCAACCACCCCCACAGAAAGGGTCCGGATAATCGGATACATGGACCCTGTTATGCCACATGTTTACATATCGATTTGGAACTGTATCCATTTACTTGCCTAGATTGGACGTTGGGTTTTGATGTTTGCTGTTTAGGCAGGGAGATAGGAGCCCAACTCGAGACTAACAGATCGACAACATTGAACTTATTGGACCACGTCAAATGAGGAGCTATATAGCTCTATTTGGACTTGGACCCCTGTGGGGTTTGGCAGCAGATTGTTTACTACCTATGCACTGTGAATTTtaagagctgctgcttgatgcttgcaatttttttttcctgttGCGActcatcattcatcattAATTGTTTACATGAATCTAAGCTCGAGGTTAAGGGGTTCGCGCATTGAATGCCGCGTATTCAGTCAGATTTCGTGACGTCTCTGCCCAATCGGTGGCTGTGGTGGCGGTGTGATCGTCATGCATATTCAATCACCCAGCGGTGCATTTGCCACCAAGCGGTTCGCCTAAGGTGCTAAACCGTGCTGTAGCTTAGCTCAGTTGTAGTGCATAAATCATGCAGCAAGCTAAAGCTACGTCACAAGACTTTTCAACATGCAACTTCtcgcttctttgtcttccttttcccctttctcAACCCGAGGAGATGAGGCATCATGTTCGGGGACAATCTGACAGAAAAGTGCGACGGCAAGGACTACATCCCGCCGGCCTCCAAGACGGTGCGCGATCTTGAGGTGCAGCTGGCCctgtccttgatcttgggcGTTGGCGCCTTTATCGCATTCTGCGTGAGTTTGCTCCAGCCGCTACTCGCATTCGCATCGCGTGCCGGAAATGATTACAGGTCCAGGTACTAATTGCTGGTGAGATGCTCTAGATTCTGCGCCCGCGATGGCCGACCTTATATGCTGCGCGCAAGAGGCGTCTCGATCCGAGATTTGGCCCGCCACCGCTGACCGACTCTTTCTTCGGATGGATCCCGAGGCTTTACAAGGTGTCTGAACAGCAGATTCTGGCGTCGGCTGGACTCGATGCGTTTGTTGTACGTTGCTAGCGGTTCGACTCCGAGAGGCGTGGGCGGAACTAACGTGGTTTGGCAGTTCTTGACCTTTTTCAAAATGGCCACCCGCATCTTTGCCATTATGGCCTTCTTTGCTGTTGTCGTCCTGTGGCCGATCAACTACAGCTATCGCAACTTTCAACCTCTGTGGGGAGGTGATGACACGATTcccgacgatgaagacgatatGGACCTTTACAAGCCCATTGGCTTGCCTCTGGGTTCCGCCTATCTGGGCATGGCAGGAGACGGGCTAGAGAAGGATAGGAGTCGAGAGAGGGCGTTTCTATGGGCCTACGTCTTTTTCACCTATTTTTTCGTGGGATTGACAATCTATTTCATCAACAAGGAGACGTTCCGCATCATTGGGTATAGGCAAGACTACCTGGGATCGCAGTCTACCATTACAGACCGAACGTTTCGCCTCACTGGCGTTCCAGCAGCTTTTAGAACCGAAGCGCGTATCCGAGCCCtcattgagaagctggacaTCGGCAAGGTCGAAAATGTATCGATTTGTCGAGATTGGAAGGCGCTTGACAAAGTCGTGGATGAAAGAGGCCAGATTCTTCATAAGCTTGAAGTCTCTTGGGCGCAATACCGGAAACGGCAGCGATATTCAGCCGCGAATGCTAGCAACCACCGAAATGGTCAGACAGATTCATCTCGACACAATTCACACATCAGCCAAGGAGATGAGGAGGCAGGCGAAGACTGGCGGCTCCTGGGAGACGACTCTGACCAAGCTCATGTCACCGAGGGCGATCGACCGCAGGTTTCACTACGATCTGGAATTTTTGGACTCCGAAGCCGCAGGGTCGACGCTATTGACTATTACGAGGAGAAGCTTCGACAGATGGACGACAAGGTTATCGAGGCTCGGAAGAAGGATTACAATACTACGGACATGGTCCTCGTCACCATGGACTCTGTCATGTCCTGCCAAATGGTCGTCCAGGCTCGGATTGACCCACGGCCAGGGCGATTCCTGACCAAAGCTGCGCCATCGCCCTCTGATATTGTGTGGAAGAACACGTATGAACCTCGTGGAGTGCGACGAATCAAGGCGTGGACGATTACTCTATTCATCACGATCCTCACGCTGGTCTGGATTTTCCCAACAGCATTTCTTGCTTCGTGGCTTAGCGTATGCACCATTCAGAGGGTCGtgccctccttctccgaGTGGCTCGAGGACCATGCTGTTATTCACTCGCTATTTCGAAACGGTCTGCCCACACTCGTGATTTCGTTGCTCAACGTTGCTGTTCCCTACCTCTACGAATTTCTATCCAATCGCCAGGGAATGATATCGCACGTAGACGTGGAGTTGTCGCTCATCTCCaaaaacttcttcttcaccttcttcaataccttcttcgtctttgctgTTTCGAGATCGGGATTTAACTTTTGGAGCGTGCTTCAGGACTTTCTCAAGGATACAAGCAAGATCCCTAGAGCTATCGCGGCTGATGTGGAAGACTTATCCGTCTTCTTTATCAGTTTTATCATCTTACAAGGTATTGGCCTGATGCCTTTCCGAATGTTGGAGGTCGGAAgtgtcttcctcttcccaatCAACCGCTTCCTGGCCCAAACTCCGCGAGACTATGCGGCGCTTAAGAAGCCACCAGTGTTTCAGTACGGATTTTATCTGCCTACCTCGTTGCTAGTTTTCAACCTTTGCGTCATCTATAGCGTTTTGAGATGGGGCTTCGCTATCCTGATCTTCGGAACGATCTATTTCTCGATTGGGTATTTCACATTCAAGCACATGCTCTTATATGCGATGGACCAACCGCAGCATGCAACTGGAGGCGCATGGCAGATTATCTGCTATCGCATTGTCATAGGGCTCATCGTCTTTGAGGTTGTCATGGTTGGGGAAATTGCATCTCTTGCCGCCTTTGTTCAGTCAGTGGCTATTATGCCTCTTATTCCCTTTTCGATTTGGTATACATATTATTTCAAGAGGCGATATATGCCCCTGATGAAATACATTGCTCTGCGAGCCATAAGACCCGAGGAAGGCTCTGGCAACGAGGAGGCTGtggtggatgaagaagacgagtCTGATGATGCTAGCCCGGACCGTTCACGAACACGAGAAATGCTACGTAGAGGCAGCACATTGGATGAACTTAAGGAGAGAGACATGACATTCACCAACCCCAGTCTCATCGTGCCGTAAGTAATACTGTATACTGCTTGTGTTGGTTTCCAAGCTAACATGATCAATTTAGTCTACAGCAAGCGTGGGTCTACACTGACCCGCCTCCGATTGTGATGACCGACGAGGAGTCGGAAGATGGCACGGCAGAAGGGTCTGAAGACCAGCCAACATTGGTGCTGCCCAACGCAGACAGCTCTTTAGGCATCGGGGACGACAATGTGTGGTTGAGTACATCAGGGCGAGAGCGAAGATGAGATACGAAATTCGCTTGAGACAGTGTATTTGGGTATGCGAATACGGTGGCTGCTATGATGGGGTGTCGGAgcctgctcttttctttatgTTTTTCCATTCTCATACCACGGCGTTATTGACTGATGACTGATTGTTACACAACATATCCCCCGCAAATACGTGGCTGCAATTCCATGTTATGCTTTTGCCACTTTTACATATGGCAAGAACGATACCATTGACTATTTAGATAGCGCCTTTCTTTGCATTGTTACTTGGAGGAGCAGCGATGAATAACGAAGgagagctcaagaagaagttaATTTATATCAACCAGAATGTCAACATTGACCGTATCGCCATTTCCTGCTTCGTTTGATGTCGCACTTGTTTACCTATATCTCTCTACTTTACCTCTGAACGACAATCCTAACAATCGTCAAGCTCTCTTTTAATTATAGATTTTCCTatcaaagaaaaattaaaattaaaataaaaccACGAAAGGCCTTCTGTCCTGGAGGCCAAGCCAGCAATACGTCCTCGCAAATATTTGTCTCGAGGGGTGTGGCCGGAGCTCGGTCGACGAGATCGAGAGGGCCTTCGCAACGACCCGCAAGCACGCCTGGCGAGACGATGGCTGTTGTTGCGCTGGTGACGAGCGGCGACAGGAGGATCTATGCGCTTCCTGGGCAGTTGGCTGATGTGGAGAGGGTTTATGGGGGTGAATATGGGGACGAAGAGGATCAGGATGGTGAGTGATGCTTCTCTTGTCATTGTTATGTTATGGAGATGCTGACTTGATAAACAGACGTTCCAAGCTCCATGCGACTACCTAACGAACTGCTACAGCAGATATACAGCTATTTGTCTCCTGTGGACTTTGACTCGGCGAGACACTCATGTCGAACATGGTATCTGGCATC
This window contains:
- a CDS encoding calcium-dependent channel, 7TM region, putative phosphate domain-containing protein codes for the protein MFGDNLTEKCDGKDYIPPASKTVRDLEVQLALSLILGVGAFIAFCILRPRWPTLYAARKRRLDPRFGPPPLTDSFFGWIPRLYKVSEQQILASAGLDAFVFLTFFKMATRIFAIMAFFAVVVLWPINYSYRNFQPLWGGDDTIPDDEDDMDLYKPIGLPLGSAYLGMAGDGLEKDRSRERAFLWAYVFFTYFFVGLTIYFINKETFRIIGYRQDYLGSQSTITDRTFRLTGVPAAFRTEARIRALIEKLDIGKVENVSICRDWKALDKVVDERGQILHKLEVSWAQYRKRQRYSAANASNHRNGQTDSSRHNSHISQGDEEAGEDWRLLGDDSDQAHVTEGDRPQVSLRSGIFGLRSRRVDAIDYYEEKLRQMDDKVIEARKKDYNTTDMVLVTMDSVMSCQMVVQARIDPRPGRFLTKAAPSPSDIVWKNTYEPRGVRRIKAWTITLFITILTLVWIFPTAFLASWLSVCTIQRVVPSFSEWLEDHAVIHSLFRNGLPTLVISLLNVAVPYLYEFLSNRQGMISHVDVELSLISKNFFFTFFNTFFVFAVSRSGFNFWSVLQDFLKDTSKIPRAIAADVEDLSVFFISFIILQGIGLMPFRMLEVGSVFLFPINRFLAQTPRDYAALKKPPVFQYGFYLPTSLLVFNLCVIYSVLRWGFAILIFGTIYFSIGYFTFKHMLLYAMDQPQHATGGAWQIICYRIVIGLIVFEVVMVGEIASLAAFVQSVAIMPLIPFSIWYTYYFKRRYMPLMKYIALRAIRPEEGSGNEEAVVDEEDEGSTLDELKERDMTFTNPSLIVPLQQAWVYTDPPPIVMTDEESEDGTAEGSEDQPTLVLPNADSSLGIGDDNVWLSTSGRERR